A genomic segment from Roseibium algicola encodes:
- a CDS encoding aminotransferase class V-fold PLP-dependent enzyme codes for MTQKTGTALDHFIEELKSPDLISRLRAGLIGEGATISGPFGERELIYADYVASGRALRQVEEFVLEEILPVYANSHTEASYCGSAMTRMREAARSEIARICGADQGYATVFCGSGATAGLNRLVHLLGVSAAAERGEQPLVVIGPYEHHSDILPWRESGAEVIEIDEAETGGPDLAELEVVLRKAGAGRLIVGAFSLMSNVTGIVTDDVAVTRVLKRYGALSVWDCAGSGPYLPVDMKAGTDAQKDAVVVSPHKFIGGPAASGVMIVRKEAVSKATPVFPGGGTVRFVSPWAHDYSDNLSAREEAGTPNVIGDIRAALAFLVKEAIGQRLMDERNAAWRAKALAVWRDNPAIEILGNDKARHVLPVFSFRVKDLERGGYVHQQLVTRMLSDIYGIQARGGCACAGPYAHRLLDIGPEQSEALRAGILSGEELKKPGWTRLNFSVLMTVDKADRIIAAVEDLALHPYPAADYYACDETTARFKAMQDAA; via the coding sequence ATGACCCAAAAAACAGGCACGGCACTCGATCATTTCATCGAGGAACTGAAATCTCCGGACCTGATTTCCCGCCTACGCGCGGGATTGATCGGCGAGGGGGCAACCATTTCAGGTCCGTTCGGCGAGCGCGAGCTGATCTATGCCGACTACGTCGCCTCCGGGCGGGCTCTGCGTCAGGTCGAGGAATTCGTTCTGGAAGAAATCCTGCCGGTCTACGCGAACAGCCACACCGAGGCCTCCTACTGCGGCAGCGCAATGACACGAATGCGGGAGGCTGCGCGATCTGAAATCGCCCGCATTTGTGGGGCTGACCAGGGCTACGCGACGGTCTTTTGCGGCTCGGGGGCAACCGCAGGCCTTAACCGGCTTGTACATCTTCTTGGTGTTTCGGCCGCCGCAGAGCGGGGAGAACAGCCACTTGTTGTGATCGGTCCCTATGAACATCACTCAGACATTCTGCCCTGGCGCGAGAGCGGAGCGGAGGTGATCGAGATAGACGAAGCGGAGACTGGTGGTCCTGATCTTGCGGAGCTCGAGGTTGTCTTGCGCAAGGCGGGGGCCGGCCGGCTGATTGTTGGAGCATTCTCGCTGATGTCCAACGTAACCGGCATCGTTACCGACGACGTGGCGGTCACACGCGTTCTGAAGCGTTACGGCGCACTCAGCGTTTGGGATTGCGCGGGTTCCGGCCCTTACCTCCCGGTAGATATGAAAGCCGGCACGGATGCCCAGAAAGATGCGGTTGTTGTCTCGCCGCACAAGTTCATCGGTGGGCCAGCCGCGTCAGGCGTCATGATCGTGCGCAAGGAAGCTGTCAGCAAGGCGACACCGGTCTTTCCGGGCGGAGGAACGGTACGCTTCGTCTCGCCCTGGGCTCACGATTATTCAGACAATCTTTCAGCCCGCGAGGAAGCCGGTACGCCGAACGTGATCGGCGATATCCGGGCGGCGCTCGCCTTTCTGGTCAAGGAAGCCATTGGGCAGCGGCTCATGGACGAGCGGAACGCCGCCTGGCGCGCCAAGGCGCTGGCGGTCTGGCGTGACAATCCGGCGATCGAGATCCTCGGAAACGACAAGGCCCGTCACGTGCTACCCGTGTTCTCGTTCCGTGTGAAGGATCTGGAACGCGGAGGCTATGTGCACCAGCAGCTCGTCACCCGCATGCTATCGGACATCTATGGCATCCAGGCCCGTGGTGGCTGCGCCTGTGCCGGGCCCTATGCCCATCGGTTGCTGGATATCGGTCCGGAACAGTCCGAAGCGTTGAGGGCCGGTATTCTTTCCGGTGAAGAACTGAAGAAACCCGGCTGGACACGGCTCAATTTTTCAGTGCTCATGACAGTAGACAAGGCGGACAGGATCATTGCCGCCGTCGAAGATCTGGCGCTGCATCCTTATCCGGCCGCGGATTACTACGCGTGCGATGAAACCACGGCCCGGTTCAAGGCCATGCAAGACGCTGCTTGA
- a CDS encoding Lrp/AsnC family transcriptional regulator, whose product MEKKFDHIDRALLRALQRDARLSQRDLADKVGLSQNACWRRLKTLYDSGLIEGHTIRLDPAQLGLNLTVFVMIRTRHHSKEWLERFRGEVVAIPNVIDFYRIAGDYDYMLKVVAEDMNAFDRVYQRLIEKVDLDTVTSYMTMESIADARDLPI is encoded by the coding sequence ATGGAGAAAAAATTCGATCATATTGATCGCGCGCTGCTGCGCGCCCTGCAACGCGACGCACGTCTTTCGCAAAGAGACCTTGCCGACAAGGTCGGTCTTTCCCAGAATGCCTGCTGGCGCCGGTTGAAAACGCTGTACGACAGTGGATTGATTGAAGGACATACGATCCGGCTGGACCCGGCGCAGCTCGGGTTGAACCTCACGGTCTTCGTGATGATCCGGACCCGGCACCATTCCAAGGAGTGGCTGGAAAGGTTCAGGGGCGAAGTGGTGGCCATTCCGAACGTGATCGATTTCTACCGGATTGCCGGAGACTACGACTACATGCTGAAAGTGGTGGCCGAAGACATGAATGCCTTCGACCGCGTCTATCAGCGCCTGATCGAGAAAGTTGATCTGGATACGGTCACGTCGTACATGACCATGGAATCGATCGCGGATGCCCGCGACCTTCCAATCTAG
- a CDS encoding SH3 domain-containing protein, protein MRKSLSVLLSSTLILQTVFVNGVLAAPALTTANVNFRQGPGTNFGSLGTVPSGTQVEMENCDDSGAWCSISYNGQNGFVSGQYLQLSEPEQTTGWPRSFQTDAGATLVLYQPQFTEWDNFKTLKAMVAAEYIKDKDAKPVFGVIGVSGATVADTDKSEVDINQIQVTELNFSALDRESLTDLSLQVGKIMPTGTITVKEDRITAGLAEYQRMEDVQGLSSEAPPIYVSTEPSILVQTEGTPIFAPVKGDQGLSFVVNSNWDILKIDESGELYLRDEKSWMKTKDVSAGWEAVDKLPDLIGSLPDDDNWKETREAIPGEPFADNTPPKVIYSDTPAEMIVFDGEPALEPVDGTDLEWASNTESDVFFLKSTSTWYILVSGRWFKSTSLDGPWTFTTPDMPSDFQNLPEDAPYYSVRSSIPGTSEASQARLKASIPTTARVEVGSVSADVSYAGDPEFEKIDGTSMSYAVNTSDQVIQVGAKYYVLQDGVWFVGDSPEGPFTVATAVPDEIYTIPPSSPVYNTTYVRIYDSEPGAVWYGYTMGYLAGFLSWGVFVYGTGYYYRPWYRPGLRPIYFPRPVSYGIGAFYNPVRGTFGRYGYAYGPLRGIAGGGIYNPRTGGYIRGAAISGPLGSAGFISAYNPRTGNRVVVGGARGIYGSWGGKVVSGPEWSRTRDIQAGAVQRWKQDGNLGRVANLDRRGDVFAGRDGSVYRRDGEKWQKFEGGRWGEVAAPSREAIQDRMGDIGAGLAGGAIGAGAGTALANRPLGDKIQNRPNVQRPTNLPAGQRPNIERPNVQRPNVQKPNVERPNVQRPAQRPNVQRPNVQRPNIQKPNVQRPATRPATRPAARPQAPAHLSRDNRARTAGNRQVNRQRNVQRSRPQARPQRHGGGGGARRGGGGRRR, encoded by the coding sequence ATGCGTAAGTCTCTTTCCGTTCTTTTGTCTTCCACTTTGATTTTGCAAACGGTTTTCGTAAACGGCGTGCTTGCCGCGCCGGCCCTGACGACCGCCAACGTGAATTTCCGACAAGGCCCGGGAACGAACTTCGGCTCACTGGGAACGGTGCCGTCCGGCACGCAGGTCGAAATGGAGAACTGCGATGACAGCGGGGCCTGGTGTTCAATCAGCTACAACGGCCAGAACGGGTTTGTCAGCGGACAGTATCTTCAGCTTAGCGAACCGGAACAGACGACCGGCTGGCCGCGGTCTTTCCAGACCGACGCCGGGGCGACGCTGGTGCTCTACCAGCCGCAATTCACCGAGTGGGACAACTTCAAGACCCTGAAGGCGATGGTGGCAGCGGAATACATCAAGGACAAGGATGCCAAGCCTGTCTTTGGTGTGATCGGTGTCAGCGGCGCGACCGTGGCCGACACCGACAAGAGCGAAGTTGACATCAACCAGATCCAGGTAACGGAACTGAACTTTTCGGCCTTGGACCGGGAATCCCTCACTGACCTGTCGCTTCAGGTCGGCAAGATCATGCCGACAGGTACGATCACCGTGAAAGAGGATCGGATCACCGCAGGCCTTGCCGAATACCAGCGCATGGAGGATGTCCAGGGCCTGAGTTCGGAAGCACCACCTATCTATGTCTCGACCGAGCCGTCCATTCTCGTGCAGACCGAAGGCACGCCGATCTTTGCGCCAGTCAAGGGTGATCAGGGGCTCAGCTTCGTGGTCAACAGCAACTGGGACATTCTGAAAATCGACGAGAGCGGCGAACTCTATCTGCGCGATGAAAAATCCTGGATGAAAACCAAGGACGTCTCGGCAGGGTGGGAAGCGGTCGACAAGCTGCCGGATCTGATCGGGTCTCTTCCAGATGACGATAACTGGAAGGAAACCCGGGAAGCGATCCCGGGGGAACCGTTCGCGGACAATACTCCGCCGAAGGTGATCTATTCAGACACACCGGCCGAAATGATCGTCTTTGACGGCGAACCGGCTCTGGAACCGGTGGATGGCACCGATCTGGAATGGGCGTCCAACACCGAAAGCGACGTGTTCTTCCTGAAATCGACGTCCACCTGGTACATTCTGGTATCCGGCCGCTGGTTCAAGTCGACCTCGCTCGACGGGCCGTGGACTTTCACCACTCCGGACATGCCCTCCGATTTTCAGAACCTGCCGGAAGACGCGCCTTACTATTCGGTCCGTTCGTCCATTCCAGGCACTTCTGAAGCCTCGCAGGCACGGCTGAAAGCCAGCATTCCGACAACGGCTCGCGTTGAGGTCGGTTCCGTCAGTGCGGATGTCTCCTATGCCGGCGATCCGGAATTCGAGAAGATCGACGGCACGTCGATGTCCTACGCGGTCAATACCAGCGACCAGGTGATCCAGGTCGGTGCGAAATACTACGTGCTGCAGGACGGTGTCTGGTTTGTCGGAGACAGCCCGGAAGGACCATTTACGGTTGCCACGGCGGTTCCTGACGAGATCTACACCATTCCGCCGTCTTCCCCGGTCTACAACACCACCTATGTGCGCATCTACGACAGCGAACCGGGAGCGGTCTGGTACGGCTACACGATGGGCTATCTGGCTGGGTTCCTGTCCTGGGGCGTCTTCGTTTACGGCACAGGCTATTATTATCGGCCCTGGTACCGTCCGGGGCTGCGCCCGATCTACTTCCCGCGTCCGGTGAGCTACGGGATCGGTGCCTTCTACAATCCGGTCCGTGGCACTTTCGGACGCTATGGCTATGCCTACGGTCCGCTGCGCGGCATCGCCGGCGGTGGCATCTATAATCCGCGTACGGGCGGCTACATTCGCGGTGCCGCCATCAGCGGCCCGCTCGGCAGTGCAGGCTTCATCAGCGCCTATAATCCGCGGACCGGCAATCGTGTCGTGGTTGGCGGAGCCCGGGGCATTTACGGCTCCTGGGGTGGCAAGGTCGTAAGCGGGCCGGAATGGTCACGCACGCGCGATATCCAGGCTGGCGCCGTGCAGCGCTGGAAGCAGGACGGCAATCTGGGCCGTGTGGCAAATCTTGATCGCCGTGGTGACGTCTTTGCCGGCCGGGATGGTAGCGTCTATCGCCGCGATGGTGAGAAATGGCAGAAATTCGAGGGTGGTCGTTGGGGCGAAGTCGCTGCGCCCTCCCGCGAGGCAATCCAGGACCGCATGGGTGACATTGGTGCCGGACTGGCCGGGGGAGCGATCGGCGCCGGCGCAGGAACAGCCCTTGCCAACCGCCCCCTTGGCGACAAGATCCAGAACCGGCCGAATGTTCAACGCCCGACCAACCTGCCTGCTGGCCAGCGTCCGAATATCGAGCGTCCCAACGTCCAACGCCCGAATGTTCAAAAGCCGAATGTGGAGCGCCCAAACGTCCAACGCCCGGCGCAGCGGCCCAACGTTCAGCGCCCCAATGTGCAACGCCCGAATATCCAGAAACCGAATGTGCAGCGACCGGCGACCCGCCCTGCCACACGTCCGGCGGCCCGGCCCCAGGCGCCTGCACACCTGAGCAGGGACAACCGGGCGAGAACTGCAGGCAACCGGCAGGTCAATCGGCAGCGCAACGTTCAGCGCTCACGTCCGCAGGCACGCCCGCAACGTCATGGCGGCGGCGGCGGTGCGCGCAGGGGAGGCGGCGGACGCCGCCGCTGA
- a CDS encoding Gfo/Idh/MocA family protein — MPAKVRYGVIGCGMMGQEHLRNIALLPDTEVTVIFEPDAGMAEAAARFAPLARFANSVSELLEVDELDCILIASPNHCHVPQMEEIRRKRPLPLLVEKPLFTDPKDVAELEAFKASYPAPVWVAMEYRYMPPIAALIEQAEAATGGIKMLTIREHRFPFLDKVGAWNRFNRYSGGTFVEKCCHFFDLMRLIMQCEPVRVMASAGQDANHKDEVYNGEQPDILDNGYVIVDFENGARAMLELCMFAEGSRYQEEVSAVGPEGKIEAFVPGPGRFWPEHLGEPPVPQLVVSPRYPKGPRQIDIPVDPMILDAGDHNGSTFYQHEGFVAVVRGEKSTPEVTLEDGWRAVEMGLAAQQSARTGQSVTLRSQALSSVAC, encoded by the coding sequence ATGCCTGCAAAGGTAAGATATGGTGTCATTGGCTGTGGGATGATGGGGCAGGAGCACCTGCGCAACATCGCACTCCTGCCGGACACCGAAGTAACGGTGATCTTCGAGCCGGACGCCGGAATGGCGGAAGCGGCCGCAAGATTTGCGCCTCTTGCGCGATTTGCCAATTCCGTTTCGGAACTGCTGGAAGTGGACGAACTGGACTGCATCCTGATTGCCAGTCCGAACCACTGCCATGTGCCGCAGATGGAAGAAATTCGCCGCAAGCGCCCGTTGCCGCTTCTCGTCGAAAAACCTCTCTTCACCGATCCCAAGGATGTTGCCGAGCTGGAGGCTTTCAAGGCGTCCTATCCGGCGCCCGTGTGGGTAGCGATGGAGTACCGCTACATGCCGCCGATCGCGGCGTTGATCGAGCAGGCGGAAGCAGCCACTGGCGGCATCAAGATGCTGACCATCCGCGAACACCGTTTTCCCTTCCTCGACAAGGTCGGCGCATGGAACCGGTTCAACCGCTACTCCGGTGGTACATTCGTTGAAAAGTGTTGCCATTTCTTCGATCTCATGCGGCTGATCATGCAATGCGAACCAGTCCGCGTGATGGCGTCGGCCGGCCAGGATGCCAACCACAAGGACGAGGTCTACAATGGCGAGCAGCCGGACATACTCGACAATGGCTATGTGATCGTCGACTTCGAAAACGGTGCTCGGGCCATGCTGGAACTTTGCATGTTTGCCGAAGGCTCGCGCTACCAGGAAGAAGTGTCGGCCGTTGGCCCGGAAGGCAAGATCGAAGCCTTCGTGCCGGGTCCCGGACGCTTCTGGCCAGAACACCTCGGCGAGCCGCCGGTGCCCCAGCTTGTCGTGTCGCCCAGGTACCCGAAGGGACCGCGCCAGATCGATATTCCGGTTGACCCGATGATCCTCGATGCAGGCGACCACAATGGCTCGACATTCTATCAGCACGAAGGCTTCGTGGCTGTCGTACGCGGTGAAAAGTCGACACCTGAAGTGACGCTTGAAGACGGATGGCGGGCTGTGGAAATGGGGCTGGCGGCACAGCAGTCTGCCCGTACGGGTCAGTCCGTGACGCTACGATCTCAGGCGCTTTCCTCCGTCGCCTGCTGA
- a CDS encoding GntR family transcriptional regulator, with translation MPTASQTSTALPLYVQISELLIRDIAAGRLIDGERLPPERDMAEELGISIGTLRKALADLTQKGLLERIQGSGNYIRQGGTHESVYAMFRLELLTGGGLPRADILDVKRLDKPDDLPLFGTSAEGTRIRRLRFLNDVMIAVEEIWLDGDAGFVRRELLSDSLYRFYQKHLGFWIVRAEDRVTIRALPDWTPELFQKTPGTLTGFVERFSWADRPKPVEYSRTWFDTDRAHYVQRLK, from the coding sequence ATGCCAACCGCCTCGCAAACCTCTACCGCGCTGCCGTTATATGTGCAGATAAGCGAGCTTTTGATCAGGGATATCGCGGCCGGGCGGCTGATCGACGGGGAGCGGCTGCCGCCTGAAAGGGACATGGCAGAGGAGCTTGGCATCTCCATCGGAACCCTTCGCAAGGCACTCGCCGACCTTACGCAAAAAGGCTTACTCGAGCGGATCCAGGGGTCGGGAAACTACATACGGCAGGGCGGTACGCATGAGAGCGTCTACGCCATGTTCCGTCTGGAACTCCTGACAGGAGGTGGTCTGCCTCGCGCGGATATTCTGGACGTAAAGCGCCTGGACAAGCCGGACGATCTGCCGCTTTTCGGTACCAGCGCCGAAGGCACCCGTATCCGCCGGCTGAGGTTTCTCAACGACGTGATGATCGCGGTGGAGGAAATCTGGCTCGACGGCGACGCGGGATTCGTGCGGCGCGAGCTTCTGTCGGACTCGCTTTACCGCTTTTACCAGAAACACCTCGGGTTCTGGATCGTGCGTGCAGAAGACCGAGTGACCATCCGTGCGCTGCCGGATTGGACGCCGGAACTCTTTCAGAAGACGCCGGGCACTCTCACAGGCTTTGTCGAACGGTTCAGCTGGGCGGATCGCCCCAAGCCGGTCGAATATTCGCGAACCTGGTTCGACACGGACCGGGCGCATTACGTGCAGCGCTTGAAATAG
- a CDS encoding LLM class flavin-dependent oxidoreductase: MTVVPVTSPDLDAAEVSWFAALCSDDYQFLGVPEGHLRSSWEHCSSIVKTAEQQGFRNILCPSSYQVGQDTLSFVAGCAPITDKINLLAAVRCGEMQPIMLARTIATLDHMLEGRLTVNIISSDFPGEQADSNYRYQRSREVVEILKQAWTQDEINYEGQVYNFKGLTTDPARPYQTGGPLLYFGGYSPDALDLCGQHCDVYLMWPEKIEELEGRMKAVNAVAEKYNRTLDYGLRVHMIVRDTEKEAQEYADYIVSKLDETQGTAIRERALDAKSLGVSHQAKNREIADEFGYIEPNLWTGVGRARSGCGAALVGSTDQVMSKIEAYQKMGIRAFIFSGYPHLEEARHFGSRVLPNLKTCSLPHAYGRVPAQTPATPLGQGVRR; this comes from the coding sequence ATGACCGTAGTCCCAGTCACGTCACCGGATCTTGATGCAGCGGAGGTATCCTGGTTCGCCGCATTGTGTTCCGACGACTATCAGTTTCTGGGCGTACCCGAAGGCCATCTGCGTTCCTCCTGGGAGCATTGCTCTTCGATCGTGAAAACAGCCGAGCAGCAGGGCTTCCGCAACATCCTGTGCCCGTCGTCCTATCAGGTGGGCCAGGACACCCTGTCCTTCGTCGCCGGCTGCGCGCCGATCACCGACAAGATCAACCTGCTGGCAGCGGTTCGCTGCGGCGAGATGCAGCCGATCATGCTGGCGCGGACCATTGCCACGCTGGATCACATGCTCGAGGGCCGGTTGACGGTCAACATCATCTCGTCCGACTTTCCTGGCGAGCAGGCCGACAGCAACTATCGCTACCAGCGTTCGCGGGAAGTGGTGGAGATCCTGAAGCAGGCCTGGACGCAGGACGAAATCAATTACGAAGGCCAGGTCTATAACTTCAAGGGCCTGACCACGGACCCCGCCCGGCCTTACCAGACCGGTGGCCCCCTGCTCTATTTCGGGGGTTATTCTCCGGATGCGCTGGACCTTTGCGGTCAGCATTGCGACGTCTACCTGATGTGGCCGGAAAAGATCGAGGAACTGGAAGGCCGCATGAAGGCGGTCAACGCAGTCGCCGAGAAATACAACCGTACACTCGACTATGGCCTGCGCGTGCACATGATCGTGCGCGACACGGAAAAGGAAGCGCAGGAATACGCGGACTATATCGTCTCCAAACTTGACGAGACCCAGGGAACCGCCATTCGCGAACGGGCACTGGATGCCAAGTCGCTGGGGGTGAGCCACCAGGCAAAGAACCGCGAGATCGCCGATGAATTCGGTTACATCGAACCGAACCTGTGGACGGGTGTTGGCCGGGCGCGGTCCGGTTGCGGGGCAGCGCTGGTCGGGTCAACCGATCAGGTGATGTCCAAGATCGAGGCCTATCAGAAGATGGGCATTCGTGCCTTCATCTTCTCCGGCTATCCGCACCTGGAAGAAGCCAGGCATTTCGGGTCCAGGGTCCTGCCGAATCTGAAGACATGTTCCCTGCCGCACGCCTATGGTCGTGTACCGGCTCAAACGCCGGCAACCCCACTTGGCCAAGGAGTGCGCCGCTAA
- a CDS encoding aldo/keto reductase — protein sequence MDRVKLSETLDFSRLIYGMWRIGDDSDTSPAYVERKIQTCLDQGITTFDQADIYGGYAAEAVLGGALKANPALRGQMEIVTKCDIVAPMGRYSDARVKYYDTSRSHIEKSVEFSLTEMGIETIDLLLIHRPDPLMDHHETGAALDDLVKSGKVRNVGVSNFRPWDWELLQSAMSNRLMTNQIEISLKEIAPFTNGDLAFHQRLGTRLMAWSPLGGGSLISERGKLGTVMDEIAAEAGVDRSAVAVAFLLAHPAQLLPVMGTNNLERIAQISDALKVSLDRETWYRLYEAALGTEVP from the coding sequence ATGGACCGCGTGAAACTTTCTGAAACCCTGGACTTCTCCCGGCTGATCTATGGCATGTGGCGCATCGGCGACGACAGCGACACGTCCCCCGCTTACGTGGAACGCAAGATCCAGACCTGTCTCGACCAGGGCATCACAACCTTCGATCAGGCTGACATTTACGGCGGTTATGCCGCAGAGGCCGTGCTTGGCGGGGCGCTGAAGGCCAATCCGGCCCTGCGTGGTCAGATGGAAATCGTCACCAAATGCGACATTGTCGCGCCGATGGGACGGTACTCGGATGCCAGGGTGAAATACTACGACACGTCCCGATCTCACATCGAGAAGTCGGTCGAGTTCTCCCTCACGGAGATGGGCATCGAGACCATCGACCTGCTGCTGATCCATCGCCCGGACCCGCTGATGGATCATCACGAGACCGGCGCCGCGCTCGATGACCTGGTCAAGAGCGGCAAGGTGCGGAATGTCGGTGTCTCCAATTTCCGCCCGTGGGACTGGGAGCTGCTGCAGTCGGCGATGTCGAACCGGCTTATGACCAACCAGATCGAGATATCACTGAAGGAAATAGCGCCGTTCACCAATGGCGACCTCGCGTTCCACCAGCGCCTCGGCACCCGGTTGATGGCATGGTCTCCCCTCGGCGGCGGCTCGCTGATTTCCGAACGTGGCAAACTTGGCACCGTGATGGACGAAATCGCTGCAGAGGCCGGTGTAGACCGGTCCGCAGTCGCGGTCGCCTTCCTTCTGGCTCATCCGGCGCAACTTTTGCCGGTCATGGGCACGAACAATCTGGAGCGCATTGCCCAGATCTCCGACGCGCTGAAAGTCAGCCTGGATCGCGAAACCTGGTACCGTCTTTACGAAGCGGCGCTTGGAACAGAGGTGCCCTGA
- a CDS encoding flavin reductase family protein, translating into MTMQNANHTVTFEPDAENTRLLRDAFGRFATGVTVVTTGSADGPVGITANSFSSVSLEPALVLWMPDKGSRRFRYFETAEHYAIHVLSNEQAEVCNGFVRNAHAFDQLTYTIDDNGVPLIENCLARFECKRFTAYEGGDHLIVLGQVLQAEMRSGEALTFYAGKLGQIAPK; encoded by the coding sequence ATGACCATGCAGAATGCCAATCATACCGTGACCTTCGAACCGGACGCCGAAAACACCCGCCTCTTGCGGGATGCGTTCGGTCGATTTGCCACCGGTGTTACGGTGGTGACCACCGGCTCGGCCGACGGCCCCGTCGGCATTACAGCCAACAGCTTCTCATCCGTCTCCCTGGAACCGGCACTTGTCCTGTGGATGCCGGATAAGGGATCGCGAAGGTTCAGGTATTTCGAAACGGCCGAACATTACGCCATTCACGTGCTCAGCAACGAACAGGCTGAAGTCTGCAACGGTTTCGTGCGTAATGCCCATGCTTTCGATCAGCTCACCTATACGATCGACGACAACGGCGTGCCCCTGATCGAAAACTGTCTCGCCCGCTTCGAGTGCAAGCGCTTCACCGCCTATGAGGGCGGCGATCATCTGATCGTTCTTGGGCAGGTGTTGCAGGCCGAGATGCGTTCAGGCGAGGCCCTGACGTTTTATGCAGGCAAACTCGGACAAATCGCTCCAAAATAA
- a CDS encoding TRAP transporter small permease, translating into MGILLAVLAPLDFVNSLLLRIGRGIGIVAVALMVIAILVQVVFRYVFNNALPWPDEAARFCMLWMTGLMAPTAFRRGGFVAIDMFTHSLPRLLGSAISLLLLLISLVVLVVALKIGFSEVTGFGGRFATASLYVPGNLSFSEWIRVPRSWMMASILVGVFLLTLVNIELILRNIIASFGGADRMPVIPDPDMAGAD; encoded by the coding sequence ATGGGCATTTTGCTGGCGGTTCTTGCACCGCTCGACTTCGTCAATTCGCTGCTGTTGCGAATTGGCCGGGGCATCGGCATCGTTGCCGTCGCCCTGATGGTGATCGCGATCCTGGTTCAGGTCGTGTTCCGCTATGTCTTCAACAATGCCCTGCCCTGGCCGGACGAAGCAGCCCGTTTCTGCATGCTCTGGATGACAGGTCTTATGGCACCAACAGCGTTCCGCAGAGGCGGTTTCGTTGCCATCGACATGTTCACCCATTCCCTGCCTCGCCTGCTGGGAAGCGCCATATCCCTGCTCCTTCTGCTTATTTCACTTGTGGTGCTCGTCGTTGCCCTGAAGATCGGCTTTTCGGAAGTCACCGGTTTCGGAGGCCGTTTCGCAACCGCCTCGCTTTATGTTCCGGGCAACCTTTCCTTCAGCGAATGGATCCGCGTGCCGCGCAGCTGGATGATGGCTTCCATCCTCGTCGGCGTATTCCTGCTGACGCTCGTCAACATCGAGCTGATCCTGCGCAACATCATCGCCAGCTTCGGTGGCGCCGACCGCATGCCGGTCATTCCCGATCCCGACATGGCAGGAGCTGACTGA